The genomic interval CGATGGTATGCAGAACCGACTCGAGCCGCGTCGCCCAGGGAACGCCCGCTTCGTCTATCATGCCCCGCAAGTCCTTCTCCACGCTGTCGGTGAGCTGTTTTATGCTCCAGATGAAGATTTCCCGCTTGTTCTTGAAATACAGATACAGCGTGGTGCGAGTGATGCCGCAGCGGTCCGCGATTTTCTGAAAGGTAGCGTCCTCGTAGCCTTCCTCGACGAATATATCGAGGGCTTTTTCGAGGATCTCCGCCCGGCGCTTATCATGTTCGACAACTATGGCCATAGCTCACCTCTCCTTGCTGAAATGGTAGAACACGGTGTCCAGATTTCCGCTCTTGAACTTCTTCCGCTTGTCGGCTTTCCTGCCGATTGCGTCCTCGAAGGAAGTGTTGCTGGTGATGAAGGCGAGATCCCAGCCTGCGAAATCCTTGAAAAGACGGTGCATCGAAGAATACAGAGCCCGAGCGGAATCAGCGTCTTCAAGCCGTTCGCCCCAGGGCGGATTGGAAAGAAGCAAGCCTTCGGGCCAGGGCGCCGCGAGTTCCTCGAAGGAGGCGCGGACGAAATCCGGCCGGGGAATACGGGAATCCTTTCCGATAGTCTGAAGGGCGCGTCCGGCGATGGAACAGGCTCGTTCGGCGTTTCCGCGGGCAGAAACCAGGACCTTCTCGTCGATGTCGCTTCCGGTAACCCGTACCAGGCAATCCGTGCGGATCGCCGAAGCCGCGCGGGCGCGTTCCTCTTCGAGGGCGGCCTTCGCCTCTGCCGTGGTGAACGGAACGAGATGCTCGAGGGCGAAGGAGCGGCCGAGGCCGGGTGCAATGTTGTGGGCGTAAAGGACGGCTTCGATGGGAATAGTGCCCGAGCCGCAGAACGCGTCGTGGAACGGAGTTTTTCTCCGCCAGGCTAGGCTTTGGATCAGAACCGAGGCGAGGGTTTCCCGTATGGGGGCTTCGCCTCCGGCGGTGCGGTATCCGCGCCGATGCAGGGGCATTCCCGAAAGATCGAGGAGGATGCTCGCGGCGTCGTGCTCCATATATACGCGTATCGCGACTTCAGATCCGGTTTCAGGCAGGGACGACATTTTCCAGGCCTTCCCCAGGGATTCGTAGATGCCTTTGTGTACGACGCTCTGGATGGTGGTTTCCGAGGACAATTTGCTTGCATGCACGCGGACCTTGTCCACGAGGATCTTGAAATCCTTTTTGAACCAGTCGTGCCAGCGGACGGCGGCTACTCCGGTAAAGAGGGCGTCGAAATCGCGGCAGGGGATGAGGGCCATCTGCAGGTACACCCGGTCGGCGGTTCGAAGGCAGAGGTTCGCCCGATACAGGGCGGCCAGACAGGCGGCCCCGCCGCGCGCTTCGTCTTCCCCGGAAAGCCGGAAAGAAACCCGCCCTACGGGAGGACGGGAAAGAGCGGAAGGATCTCCTCCGCCGGGGAGAAGAACGAATCCGAGCTGTTTCAGCTCGTTTGAAAGAACCTTTTCGGCTCCAATGGCGCACAGCGCTACCAGGGTATACATCGTACCTGATTATAACAGTAATACGAAAAATGTAAAGTTGACGTAAAAGCGGCGGATTCCGCCGTCCGCCCGCCGAGGCGAACGGCCTTCCGCGCCGCGCTAGACCTTTACGAGATCGTACTTCCGGTTTCCGAGTCCCAGGCGGACCGCGTGGTCGAGGCCGGCTGACCAGTCCGTGTCGGGATGGATGTGGCCGAACTTTTCGCCTGTTCCGCCGTAGTTCCGGTCGGTAAGGGCGGTGCCGTTGATCGCGGGGGCGGCGTTGACCGCGTCCACGCAGGCCTGATCGAGAGCGACGGGGTCGAGGCTCGCGAAAATGCCGATGTCGGCCACGACGGGAGCGTCGTTGTTCGCCCAGCAGTCGCAGTTGGGAGAGACGTTCATGACGAAGTTGACGTGGAAGTGGGGCTTGCCGTTGAGAATCGCCTCGGTGTATTCGGAAATGCGCTCGCTGCACACCCGGCTCGCGGAGCCTTCCGAAGCCCGCGCGGCGGAGAACTGGCAAACCGCGACGCACTGGCAGCAGCCGGTGCACAGGTCGTGATCGATGACGGCCTTGCGCTGGGCGTCCAGCGTAATCGCATGGTGCGCGCAGTTTTTTACGCACAGGCCGCAGCCGGTGCAGTTGTTCCGGTCGATGACCGGATGGGAAACTTCGTGGAGGAATTTCTTGCCGGCGCGGCTCGCGCATCCCATGCCCAGGTTCTTCAGAGCGCCGCCGAAGCCGGTAAGCTCGTGCCCCTTGAAATGGTTGAGGCTGACGACGGCGTCCGCCTCGGCGACAGCGCATCCGATTTTGGCAGTCGTGCAGTGGATTCCGCCGCGGACGGGCATTTCCACATAGTCGTTTCCTTTCAGGCCGTCGGCGATGATGAGGTCGCAGCCGGTCGCGTCGCGGGAAAAACCGTTCTCGAAGCCCGAACGCAGGTGGTCCCAGGCGTTGTGGCGGCGGCCGGAATACAGGGTGTTCGCGTCGGTAAGGAAGGGCTTTCCGCCGAGTTCGCGAACGAGAGCGGAAACGACGGCGACATAGGGAGGCCTGATGTAGGCCATGTTGCCCGGCTCGCCGAAGTGAATCTTGAAGGCGGTGTATTTGTCGGTTAGATCGAGAGTTTCCATGCCGGCCGCGCGGAGAAGGCGGTCGAGCTTCTTCAGGATGGTGAGAGACGGATTCGTGCGAAGATCGCTCCAATAAACGGTTGATGAAGGTGTCGGCATGGAAGGCTCCTGTGAGGCATGGGAAAACGGGTGTTTTCCCGGCTTGCTAAAGTGAAGATGGAAACAATTTTAGCATGAAAGTGCAATGCCCGCAAGAGTTGGGAGAAGGAACCAGAGAAAGACGGCGCCGGGAAGGGGAAGCGAGCTGCAACTTTCTATACCTACCGGTCGGTATAGAAAGCAGGCTTTACAACGCGATACCTCTCATGTCTTCTATTTCTCCATACCCTTTTCTTTCCATAAAACTTATCAATCCCGCGATGATTTCTTCCATCGCGTGCGGATTCGCAAACGTAGCCGTTCCCACCTGCACCGCCTTCGCGCCCGTCATAATGAACTCGACCGCGTCCTGCCAGCACGAAATTCCGCCCAAACCCGCCACCGGGATCCGGCCGTCCCTGCACTCCGGCACGTTCAGCATCACGTCCCTGAGCATCCTGAGCGCGATCGGCTTGATCGCCGGGCCCGCGAGCCCCGCTGTGACGTTGTCGAAATACGGCCGCCCCTTCTCGATGTCGACCGCGAACGACTGGAACGTATTCACCAGACTCAGCGCGTCCGCCCCCGCCGCGACTACCGAGCGCGCCACTCCCGAAAGATCGGGAGCGTTCGGGGAAAGCTTGACCATCAGCGGTTTGCTCGTCGCCTTCCTGACGGCGGACACCACCTCCGACGCGGCCCGGCAATCCAAGCCCCAGGCCATGCCGCCGGCTTTCACGTTGGGGCAGGAAATATTGAGTTCGATCATGGGGACGTCGGTTTTGTCGAGGAGGGCGGCGCCTTCTACGTAGGTTTCAAGCCCGGCGCCGGAAAGGTTCGCTAGGACGACGGGGCCGAGATCCATCATGGTTTTCAGTTCATGTTCGATGAAATGCGGGATTCCCGGGTTTTCTAGGCCGATGGAATTGATGAGGCCGGACGGCGTTTCCAACAGCCGCCTGCCGGTGTTTCCCGGCTTGGGCGCGAGGGTGAGGCCCTTCGAGCAGATCCCCCCAAAGAGGAGACGTCCATGACGCCGCCGAATTCAGTGCCGTAGCCGAAGGTTCCGGATGCGGCGATGACCGGGTTGGCGAAGCGGACGCCCGCGATTACTACTGATATATCGGGTTTCAAAAGATCACCTCCCGGGAGTCGAAGACGGGGCCGTCTACGCAGCAGCGTTTGTTGCCGCGGATCGTAGACACGGTGCAGCCGAGGCAGGCGCCGGCGCCGCAGGCCATGCGCTCCTCGAGGCTGAGGAAGGCGAGAGGGGAGCCCTTCCCCGCTTCGCCCGCTTTTTCGCAGGCGTCCTTGATCCAGCGCAGCATGGGGGTCGGACCGCAGGCGTACGCAAGGTCGTAATCGGCTGGATTGAACACGGAAGGAAGCATGCCCTTCGTTCCGGAAGAGCCGTCTTCCGTGGTGATTATCAGGTTTTTCGCGCGCTCCGCGATTCCCTCGAGGCCGTAGGGAGACGAGCGGAAGGAGGCGTAAAAGTCGAACGAGCGCGCGGGAAGTTCTCCGGTTTCGGAGAGAGCAAAGCCGGCGACGGGAGCGACACCGATGCCGCCGCCGATGACCGCGATGCGGGGCGCGGCCGGCTTCGGGATGCCGGCTGACGAGAACGCTTCGTCCGGCGGAAGGAAACGGTTTCCGACCGGTCCGACGAGGTCGAGGCTGTCTCCGGAGCGGAGGGCGCAGAGTTCCTCCGTTCCCCTCCCCTTTTTCAGAATGAGAAATTCGATCCCGGAGCCGGAAGAGCGGTACACGCTGATGGGCCGTCCCAAAAGAACGCCGGAGGGCCGGGCGCGGAGCATGAAAAACTGGCCGGAGACGGGGGCGGGAACTTCGCGTTCGCCCGCGCTCCGCGATACGGTCAGGGAATATACTCCCGGAGCGATCTCGCGGGAAGCCGTAACTTCAGCCTTGCCGGCAAAGCGGGGATATTCCGGGCCGGCGCACATCAGGGGCGCTCTCCGGTTGCCGCCGGGGAAGATGCCGCAAGGGCTTTTTTCGCGCCTAAAAGTTCAGCGGTTGCGCTGAAGGCGGCCCGTCCGGCGGCTTCCGCGATGTCCTTCATTGAGAGGCTTCCCGAGCTTTTTTTGAGTTCGAGGGAGGGATCCTTCATCCAGGCAGTAAGGATTCCGCGCGAAGAGTTCACTGTTCCGCCTGCACGGTCCAGAAGGGTCGCGGCGATCCGGGCCGCTCCGCCCTGGGCTCCGTAGCCGGGAATCAGGAAGAAGAGCCCCGGATATCTGTCCCTGAGGGCTCTCGCGTCCGCTTCCTCGGTGCAGCCGACGACTGCTCCGAAGGGAGCGCAGCCGCTTGCCGAAAAGTCGCCGTAGCGGTCGGCGATCCGCGAAAGGCCGGCGCCGACGGCGTCGAGCACGCGGACCGGGGAAGCATGGGAAGCGCCGGCGGCTTCGGCGGAGGACTGAGACAGCTCGAGCCACTCGATGTCCTTCATGCCGGGGTTCGAGGTCCTCAGCAGCACGAAGGCGCCCTTTCCTGCCTTGCCGACGTATTCGAGGAAGGGTTCAAGGGTGTCGAAGCCCATGTAGGGATTAAGGGTGACGATGTCCGCCTCGAAGTCGCCGGAAAAGTGGGCGCGGGCGTAGGCCTTTGCCGTGTCGGCGATGTCTCCGCGCTTGATGTCTGCTATCACGGGGATTCCCGCAGCTCGCACCAGTGAGAGGGTTTCGGCGTAAGCCGCGAGCCCGCGGAGGCCGAGGGCTTCGTAGTAGGCGATTTGAACCTTGAAGCATGCCGCGTGGGGAGCGGTGGCGCCGATGAGGGCGCGGTTGTACTCCAATACGGCTTCGGCGGGAGAATCGTACATCCGGAGAACTTCCGGAGGCAGATACGACGGATCTGTATCGAGGCCGACGCAAAGCGGGCCTTTCTCGGCGCAGGCGGCCTGAAGCCGGAGCATGGCATGGAATTCGGTGTTCATGCCCCGGATACTAGCACAAAGAGCGGTTTTTTTGGAATAGCGTCAGCTGAACGGGTAGACCCTGCGCCCCGCGTTCCAGACCGCGGTTATCCAGCCTCGTAAAGGCGTTCCGGCGAGCGGGGTGTTTTTTCCCTTCGAGAACCAGGCCGACTCGTCGTCGGGGTCGAGCGTCCGCGCGGAATCTACATCGGCGAGGGCGAGATCCGCCCGCCAGCCTTCCTTCAGGAGGCCCCGTTCGAGGCCCAGGATTTCAGCCGGGTTCGCGGCCATGAGGGCGGAAAGGCGAGAAAGTCCGACGAGGCCGGTTCCGACCAGCTCGGTAAAACAGACAGCGAAGGCCGTCTGGATGCCGGAAAATCCCGGGGCTCCGGCGGCCTTGTCCGCCGGGGTGTGGGGAGCGTGGTCGGTCGCGATCGCGTCGATGGTGCCGTCGAGCAGGGCGGCGACGAGGGCGGCGCGGTCGGCGGCCGGTCGAAGCGGAGGATTCACGATCGCCGGATAGTCGTCGGTCAGGACGAGGTGATGCGGGGTAGCCTCGCAGGTTACGGGGCTGACGATCGCGGTATCGCCGCCGCGGGAGACTGCAACCGGAGCGCGCTGTTTTTTCGCGCGGCGAATCGACTCGAGAACGCCGGCGGTGCTCGCGTGGGCGATGTGAACCCTGCAGCCGGAAGCGGCGGCGAGGGAAAGATTGCGGTCGGTCATCAGGTCTTCCGCGAGGCGGAGGCGGCATTCCGCTTCGCCGAGAAGGGTTTTAACCCTGGAGGAGTCAGATTCAGCAAGGGCTTGCGCGCGGAAGGGCTTCGCCCCGGCGGCGAGTTCGGGGTCCTCGCAGTGGCAGGAAACCACGACGCCGGCGGCGGCGCAGCGGCGCATGGCGTCGAGCATGACGGCGGAAGAGGCGACCTCGCGGCCGTCTTCGGTGGCGACGGGGACCTCCCGGCTGTCCAGGGAGGACAGGGCGGAAGCGTCGCGGCCGTCGAAGTTCCGGGTGAGGCTCACGGCCTGGAACGCGTCGATCAGGCCGATTTCCCGGACTCTCTCCCGCACGGCAGCGGCGGCCGCGCCGTCGGAGATTACCGGATCGGTGTTCGCCATGAGGACGACGGTGCCGTAGCCGCCCGCCGCGGCGGCGCGGGACGCGGATAAAAGGTCTTCTTTATGCGTAAAGCCCGGATCGCGGAAGTGCGCGTGCAGATCGACGAAGGCCGGCATCAAAACGGCTCCCTTCGCGTCGTATTCGTCGTAATCGGAGGTTCCGCTATCCGCCGCAAGGGCGGCGGCCGCCAGACGGCGCGCGGAAGAGGAGTCGGCATTGCGGAAAACCCCGGCTATGCGTTCGCCCCGGATCAGCACGGCGCCCGGGCAGTCGGTATTTTTATCGATCAATCGCGCGTTCAAAACAAGAGTCGAACTCACAGCACTTCCCCTATGCCGGCGCGATACGCTTCGTCGCAGTATTCGCAGGCGTACTCTGCCCGCTTCCGGTCGATGAGATGGAACACATGCGGGATGCCCGCTTCGGAGCTGGTGATGCAGCGGGGGTTCCGGCAGCGGATGACGTTTTCCACCCGTTCGGGGAGAGCGAGGGTTATCTTGCGCATCACGTGCTCGCCCTCGATCACGCTGACGGTAATGTTCGGATCGATGAAGCCGAGCACCGAATAATCGATGTCGAGGTGGTTGTCGATCTTGATGATGTCCTTGGTGCCCATCTGTTTGGAGGGCACGTTCATGATGAGGGCTACGCTGAAGGGGACGCGGTCAAGCTTGAGCCAGTTGAAAATTCTCAAGCCCGTGCCTGCGCGAATATGATCGATCACCAGTCCGTCCCGGATTTTTTGTACGTTCATTTCCGCCGCCCTCCCTTCACGCTTTGTCCCGCTTTCGGCTGCTTCAGCGGTTCAGGCTCCGCTCCCGCGACTCCGAGGAGTCGGGCGATCAGCGCCATGCGGATATACATGCCGTATTTCACCTGGGGGAAATACGCGGCGCGGGGATCGGAGTCGACTTCCGTCGATATTTCGTTCACCCTCGGCAGCGGATGGAGGACCGTCAAATCGGGACGGGCAAGGCGCATCTTTTCGGCATCGAGGATGTAGCTGTCCTTCAGGCGTACATAGTCCTGCTCGTTGAAAAAACGCTCTTTTTGAACGCGGGTCATGTACAGGATATCGAGATCGCCCATCGCTTCCTCGAGGCGCCTCGTCCGGGTGAACGAAACTCCGGCCGGCTTGAAGACGCGGCTGATGATGTAATCGGGTATTTCAAGTTCGGGAGGGCTGATGAGGACGAAGCGGTTGCCGGGGTAGCGGCTCATCGCCTTCGCAAGGCTGTGCACCGTGCGCCCGAATTTGAGGTCGCCGCAGAGTCCTATCGTCAAGCCCTGCACCTTTCCCTTGATCTGGCGGATGGTCAGCAGGTCGGTGAGCGTTTGCGTGGGGTGATGATGGCCGCCGTCGCCGGCGTTGATGACGGGAACCTCGCTGAAGCGGCTCGCCAGAAGGGCCGCGCCCTCTTTCGGGTTGCGCATGGCGATGACGTCGGCGTAGCTGGAAACGGTGCGGATGGTGTCGGCGAGGCTTTCGCCCTTCGCCGCGGAGCTCGCGTTAGGCTCGGCGAACCCGAGGGTGGAGCCGCCCAAACGGAGCATCGCCGCTTCGAAAGAAAGGCGCGTTCTCGTGCTCGGCTCGAAAAACAGGGTTGCCAGGATCTTTCCCCGGCATACCTCCGACCAGTTCTGAGGTTCGGCGATTATTTTCTCCGCCAAACAAAAAAGATCATCGAGCTCCGCCAGCGTCAGATCGCCGGGCTCGATGAGATGTCGCCCTTTCAGCATATGCACCCCTTCGTATTTGCTGAAAACCTATGTTATCAGATTTTCTCCGATCAGGACAGATGGCCGGAAACGGCGGCGCCGGGCAGACCGATGTCGCGGCGGAAGAACATCCCGTCGAAGCCGACCGATTCCAGGGCGCGGTACGCCCGTTCGCGGGCCTCGTCGACCGTGGAGCCGAAGGCCGAGGAAGCGAGCACTCGCCCGCCCGAGGTGACCAACTGGCCCGGTTCGGCGGACGCTTCCCCTGAACGGGAGCCGGACGCGCGGGCATTGACCGTTCCGCCCGCGATGAATATTTTACCGCCGGCGGCCGATACGCTCGGCTCGTCGATGGCGATGGGCAAGCCCTTGGGATACGAGCCCGGATATCCGCGGGACACGGCGACCGGAGCGCAGACGTAGCCCGGCTTCCAGGACAGGTTAAAGGAATCGAGCTTTCCGTCGATGATCGCTTCGCAGAGGGAGGCGAAGTCCGATTCCATCAGGGGAAGCACGGCCTGGGTTTCGGGGTCTCCCAGGCGCACGTTGTATTCAAGAAGCTTCGGCCCGGAGGAGGTGACCATCACGCCGAAGAAGATGAAGCCGCGGTAGTCGTAGCCTTCCGCGCACAGGCCGCGGAGAGTCGGCTCGAGTATATCGGTCCGGAAGCGCTCGAGCACCGCCGCATCCACTCCCGGCGCTGGGGCTATCGCGCCCATTCCGCCGGTGTTCGGACCCTGGGCTCCGTCTTTCAGGCGCTTGTGGTCCCGCGCCGTTACGAAGGGCAGTATCCGCGACTTTCCCGCCGCGGTCAGACCGGGAGCGACGCTCACGGCGGCAAGAATCGAAATCTCCTCGCCTTCAAGGTATTCCTCGACGACAACCTTTCTTCCGGCGCTGCCGAGAGTCGAGTCGACCATAAAGTCGCGCACGGCCCGGGAGGCGGTTTCGGAGTCAGGCGCCACCACGACGCCCTTTCCGGCGGCGAGTCCGTCGGCTTTTACGACGACGGGGCCGTTGATCCGGTCGATTTCGGCAAGAGCGTCGGCCGCGGTTTCGCAGGTAACGCTCGCGGCGCAGGCGACGCCGTATTTGTGCATGAATTTTTTAGCGACGTCCTTGCTCGCTTCGAGCATGGCGCCGGCGGCATGGGGGCCGACTACCCGAAGACCTGCTTCGAAAAGACGCTCGGCGATGCCGGCGGCAAGCGGATCCTCGGGGCCGACGACGACGAAGGAGCCGTCCGTAAGCCCGGAAAGCTCGGAAACGCAGGCTTCTACGACCTGGGAGGTTTCTCCGACCGATATATGGAGATTGCGGCATTTCGGCTCCATGGCGGTGCCGCCGTTGCCGGGGATGCACAGGACTTCAGTTATATTGAGGGAACGGGACAGAGCCCAGGCGATAGCGTGCTCGCGGCCGCCGGAGCCTATTACTATTGTTTTCATGCGGCCATAATACGCATAAGGCGGGCATCAGGACAAGCCGTCGGCGTATTCCTCCGGAGGCATTAACCGGGCAAGCACGGCCGAAACGCGGTCGAGCAGAGCCGAATCGGGGAAGGCGAAAATACGCTTCTCCCGGCCGGTCAGCAGGAGAGACAGGGAATACGGATCCAGCCGGCGCCAGGACTCGACGGAGACGAACTCGATCCATGAGCCGTTCCACACGATTCCGCGCGCATACACCCCGCAATACCGGGAAAAAAACAAATCCTGGCACGCGATGTAAAAACCGATCACGCCGGTTCCTGCGATCGCGAAAGTCGAAAGCGGATCGAAGGAGCGGATGAACAACAGCGAAACAAGCAGGGGAGACGCGAGAATCACGCCGATGAACTGCAACCGGATTTTTCCGGAAAACTTTTCTATGGCCGGTCCGACGGCGCGGAGGGCCTTGCGCAGACGAAGCAGGACGACGGCGGCGCACGCGGGAAGAAGACAGAGGGCCGCGGCCGGTATGATTATTGCGTATGAGGGCATGGCGTTATACTATGCAAAAAGAAACGAAATAACAAGCGCGACGCGCTGAGCCAGGAGACGCAATGAAAGAAATAAAACGGGTGCTGATCGCGGGAGCCGGGGCCATCGGCTCGATGGTTGCGCGGGAACTGTCGCGGGGAGACGGAATAGAAACAGCCATTCTCGCCGCCGGGCCGCGGTTCGGACGCTACCGAAAAGACGGATTCGTCCTCAACGGCGAAAAGGCCGGTTTCGAAATCGCGGACGCCGCCGAGCCCGGGCAATGGGATTTGGTCGTCGTCGCCTGCAAATTCCATCATCTACCGCAGGTGATGGACGACCTTCAAAACCATGTCGGGCCGGATACGATCATCCTCTCCCTTTTAAACGGCGTCTCGAGCGAGGAGCTGTTGCGGAAGCGCTTTCCCCTCGCCCGGGTTCCGCTCGCCATGATAATCGGCACGGACGCAGGCCGCGAGGGCAACGCGACGGTTTTTTCAAACGAGGGAACCATCTTCTTCGGAGACGACGAAAACGCCGAAAACCCGGCCGAATGGTCCGCCCCGGTCCGCTCGATAGCCGCCCTGTTCGACCGCTGCGCCATCTCGTACACGGTTCCCAGGAACATGAGAAACCGCCTGTGGTACAAGTTCATGATGAACGTCGGTTTGAATCAGACGACGGCGGTGCTGCGCGAATCCTACCGCATCCTCCAAACTCCGACGCGCATCCCGGAAGCCGCCGAGCTTTTCGAGTCGGCGATGCGGGAGGTCGCGCTGGTGGCCGCTGCGGAGGGAGTCGTTCTGACGGACGGCGATGTTCGGGAAATGTACCGCGTCCTGGACACCCTCTCCCCGGAGGGGAAAACGTCGATGTGCCAGGACGTGGAAGCTGGACGCAAAACAGAGGTCGAGATGTTCGCCCTCGCGGTAATGGAGCTCGGCAAAAAGCACGGCATCGAGGTTCCGGTAAACGAAACGCTCTACCGGCTGCTCCGCGTCATCGAGCAAGCTGCAGGAGTTCGAGGGAGCTGACGGAGAAGGGAACCTTGCCGCCGCCTGAAATTTCCGCAATCGCGTACCGGCCTTCCGCGAGGGAGCCCGGATTCGCCAAAACGGTCGAGCCGATCGTGTCCTTGCCGAAGCCTTCGTGAATGTGGCCGCATACGACCAAAAGCGGGCGAACGCGTTCTATGAAGGATCGGATAAGGGGGGAGCCGACGTGAATTCCGGGGGCGACCTGATCGCAGACGGTATCCTTCGGAGGGTTGTGAACGATCGCTACGAGGCTGTTCCAACCGTCGCCTGCTTCGGCTTCGCTTGAGGCCGTTGCCGCCGGTTCCTGCGCCGCGGAACCGTCCGCGAAATCCCCGTCGCCGGCGGATTCGTCCCGCAAACTCTGCTCGGCGAGGCGAAGATCGGAAACCAGCTCTTCGTCGCTCCGCTCGTTCGGCGAATTCCGTTTAAAATAGGAGCTGCCGCCCGAGCCGGTCAGCACAAGGCCGGAAAAATACGAAAGAGATCCCTCGACGCTCACGTCGTAGGATTCCAGGGTTTCAAGGAACTCGGGGCCGTCGCAGTTGCCGGAAACGGCGAACACGCGATCGTGGAGCTTCGCGAGCCGCTCCAGAAACGGAAGGCCGGTTTCCGGTTTATTCTCCGCGGCGAAGTCTCCGCCGTATAAAACCATATCGACGCCTTCCATAACCGGCGCGATCGCGTCGAGCATCTCCAAAGAACCGTGTCCATCGGAGATAATCAAAACTTTCATGACGGACATATCACTCTCCCTTACAAAGAACTCATAACTGCCAGCAGCTTTTCCATGTCTGCGGGCAGGCCGATAGAAATGCGCACGAAATCAGTAATGCCGGGAATATCGAAGTACCGCACCAGGATGCCTTCGCGCTTGATCGCCTCGTATGCGCCGCGGCCGGAAAGGCCCGCCTTTCTGGCGAACACGAAATTCGCCAGCGAGGGGAGAACGTCCCATCCGGCTTTCCGCAGCGAGGCGGAGAACGAATCCCGCGTCTTTATGATCCGGCCGTTTATTTCCGCATAATACCGCGAGTCGCGGCAGCTCGCAATCCCGATTTTCTGCGTCAGCGCATCGACCGGAAAGTGGTTGAACGAGTTTTTCGTCGTGAAGAGGGCCTGTATCAGCGGGGGGTTCGCGACGACGAAGCCGAGCCGGGCTCCGGCGAAGCAGTAGCTCTTCGAGAAGGTTCGAACGATCGCGAGGTTGGGGTATTCGGCCAAAAGAGGCACGGCGGTCTCGCCGCCGAAATCGATGTAGGCTTCGTCTACCACGACGACCCGGTCGCGGGGAACAGAATCGAGGAGATTCCTGATTTTGTCGAGCGGAAGATAGATGCCGGTCGGAGCGTTCGGATTCGCGAAAATCACTCCCGTTCCCGGACCCTCAGATAGAGCCTCAGTATCGATCGAAAAATCGCTTAACAGAGGAGTCTTGATCACCGGAATATCGTAGTAGCCGGCGTACACCGGATAAAAACTGTAGGTATGCTCGGGGAAACGGAGGGGGGAATCCGAATCGAAGAAGGCGTAGAACACGAAAGACAACACCTCGTCCGAACCGTTTCCGGCGAAGATCATCTCCGGAGAGACTCCGCCGCCGAGCATGTCCGCGATGGCGCTCCGCAACTCACGCGCGTCAGGATCGGGATAGCGCTGAAAAAGGGCCGGGTCGAAATCCCTCAAAACCTTCTCGACTTCAGGCGACGGCGGATAGGGATT from Teretinema zuelzerae carries:
- a CDS encoding dihydroorotate dehydrogenase, which translates into the protein MCSKGLTLAPKPGNTGRRLLETPSGLINSIGLENPGIPHFIEHELKTMMDLGPVVLANLSGAGLETYVEGAALLDKTDVPMIELNISCPNVKAGGMAWGLDCRAASEVVSAVRKATSKPLMVKLSPNAPDLSGVARSVVAAGADALSLVNTFQSFAVDIEKGRPYFDNVTAGLAGPAIKPIALRMLRDVMLNVPECRDGRIPVAGLGGISCWQDAVEFIMTGAKAVQVGTATFANPHAMEEIIAGLISFMERKGYGEIEDMRGIAL
- a CDS encoding THUMP domain-containing class I SAM-dependent RNA methyltransferase translates to MYTLVALCAIGAEKVLSNELKQLGFVLLPGGGDPSALSRPPVGRVSFRLSGEDEARGGAACLAALYRANLCLRTADRVYLQMALIPCRDFDALFTGVAAVRWHDWFKKDFKILVDKVRVHASKLSSETTIQSVVHKGIYESLGKAWKMSSLPETGSEVAIRVYMEHDAASILLDLSGMPLHRRGYRTAGGEAPIRETLASVLIQSLAWRRKTPFHDAFCGSGTIPIEAVLYAHNIAPGLGRSFALEHLVPFTTAEAKAALEEERARAASAIRTDCLVRVTGSDIDEKVLVSARGNAERACSIAGRALQTIGKDSRIPRPDFVRASFEELAAPWPEGLLLSNPPWGERLEDADSARALYSSMHRLFKDFAGWDLAFITSNTSFEDAIGRKADKRKKFKSGNLDTVFYHFSKER
- the pyrC gene encoding dihydroorotase; this encodes MSSTLVLNARLIDKNTDCPGAVLIRGERIAGVFRNADSSSARRLAAAALAADSGTSDYDEYDAKGAVLMPAFVDLHAHFRDPGFTHKEDLLSASRAAAAGGYGTVVLMANTDPVISDGAAAAAVRERVREIGLIDAFQAVSLTRNFDGRDASALSSLDSREVPVATEDGREVASSAVMLDAMRRCAAAGVVVSCHCEDPELAAGAKPFRAQALAESDSSRVKTLLGEAECRLRLAEDLMTDRNLSLAAASGCRVHIAHASTAGVLESIRRAKKQRAPVAVSRGGDTAIVSPVTCEATPHHLVLTDDYPAIVNPPLRPAADRAALVAALLDGTIDAIATDHAPHTPADKAAGAPGFSGIQTAFAVCFTELVGTGLVGLSRLSALMAANPAEILGLERGLLKEGWRADLALADVDSARTLDPDDESAWFSKGKNTPLAGTPLRGWITAVWNAGRRVYPFS
- a CDS encoding dihydroorotate dehydrogenase electron transfer subunit; this translates as MCAGPEYPRFAGKAEVTASREIAPGVYSLTVSRSAGEREVPAPVSGQFFMLRARPSGVLLGRPISVYRSSGSGIEFLILKKGRGTEELCALRSGDSLDLVGPVGNRFLPPDEAFSSAGIPKPAAPRIAVIGGGIGVAPVAGFALSETGELPARSFDFYASFRSSPYGLEGIAERAKNLIITTEDGSSGTKGMLPSVFNPADYDLAYACGPTPMLRWIKDACEKAGEAGKGSPLAFLSLEERMACGAGACLGCTVSTIRGNKRCCVDGPVFDSREVIF
- the pyrF gene encoding orotidine-5'-phosphate decarboxylase; this translates as MNTEFHAMLRLQAACAEKGPLCVGLDTDPSYLPPEVLRMYDSPAEAVLEYNRALIGATAPHAACFKVQIAYYEALGLRGLAAYAETLSLVRAAGIPVIADIKRGDIADTAKAYARAHFSGDFEADIVTLNPYMGFDTLEPFLEYVGKAGKGAFVLLRTSNPGMKDIEWLELSQSSAEAAGASHASPVRVLDAVGAGLSRIADRYGDFSASGCAPFGAVVGCTEEADARALRDRYPGLFFLIPGYGAQGGAARIAATLLDRAGGTVNSSRGILTAWMKDPSLELKKSSGSLSMKDIAEAAGRAAFSATAELLGAKKALAASSPAATGERP
- a CDS encoding DUF362 domain-containing protein; the protein is MPTPSSTVYWSDLRTNPSLTILKKLDRLLRAAGMETLDLTDKYTAFKIHFGEPGNMAYIRPPYVAVVSALVRELGGKPFLTDANTLYSGRRHNAWDHLRSGFENGFSRDATGCDLIIADGLKGNDYVEMPVRGGIHCTTAKIGCAVAEADAVVSLNHFKGHELTGFGGALKNLGMGCASRAGKKFLHEVSHPVIDRNNCTGCGLCVKNCAHHAITLDAQRKAVIDHDLCTGCCQCVAVCQFSAARASEGSASRVCSERISEYTEAILNGKPHFHVNFVMNVSPNCDCWANNDAPVVADIGIFASLDPVALDQACVDAVNAAPAINGTALTDRNYGGTGEKFGHIHPDTDWSAGLDHAVRLGLGNRKYDLVKV
- a CDS encoding aspartate carbamoyltransferase regulatory subunit, encoding MNVQKIRDGLVIDHIRAGTGLRIFNWLKLDRVPFSVALIMNVPSKQMGTKDIIKIDNHLDIDYSVLGFIDPNITVSVIEGEHVMRKITLALPERVENVIRCRNPRCITSSEAGIPHVFHLIDRKRAEYACEYCDEAYRAGIGEVL